In Halosegnis marinus, one genomic interval encodes:
- a CDS encoding HD domain-containing protein, producing MGVEIREEPVSDEEFERMKQFVHDYLEASVENEEEGGRMRWYPWHSADYRFNHILNVTELATHIARREGANVDVTRVAALFHDIAKLEADQDVHAESGAEVARQYLETQGEYPDSFIEQVCAAVRDHSYQGDLNDVPLEARCLMEADLLDKVGANGTTLMLLRMGYEARTHMDSNEMVTRVLERGEDAVSRVVSDTAESIAHQRIKRVRWFKEWLEGEISDMDPVEPPVEDPR from the coding sequence ATGGGCGTTGAGATACGCGAGGAGCCCGTTTCCGACGAGGAGTTCGAGCGGATGAAGCAGTTCGTCCACGACTACCTGGAGGCCTCCGTCGAGAACGAGGAGGAGGGCGGGCGGATGCGGTGGTACCCGTGGCACTCCGCCGACTACCGCTTCAACCACATCCTCAACGTGACGGAGCTCGCGACCCACATCGCGCGCCGCGAGGGGGCGAACGTCGACGTGACCCGCGTCGCCGCCCTCTTTCACGACATCGCGAAGCTGGAGGCCGACCAGGACGTCCACGCCGAGTCCGGCGCGGAGGTCGCCCGCCAGTACCTCGAAACGCAGGGCGAGTACCCCGACTCGTTCATCGAGCAGGTGTGTGCGGCCGTGCGCGACCACTCGTACCAGGGCGACCTGAACGACGTCCCGCTCGAAGCGCGGTGTCTCATGGAGGCCGACCTGCTCGACAAGGTGGGCGCCAACGGGACGACCCTGATGCTCCTGCGGATGGGGTACGAGGCCCGCACCCACATGGACTCGAACGAGATGGTGACGCGCGTGCTCGAACGCGGCGAGGACGCCGTCTCCCGCGTCGTCTCCGACACCGCCGAGTCCATCGCCCACCAGCGCATCAAGCGCGTCCGGTGGTTCAAGGAGTGGCTCGAAGGGGAGATATCCGACATGGACCCCGTCGAGCCGCCGGTCGAGGACCCGCGCTAG
- a CDS encoding 30S ribosomal protein S27e produces MAGSFFRVACPDCENEQVVFEKVSSEVACAVCGHTLAHPTGGIAELEGEVVEVVEDRTADALA; encoded by the coding sequence ATGGCGGGGAGCTTCTTCCGCGTCGCCTGCCCGGACTGCGAGAACGAACAGGTCGTCTTCGAGAAGGTCTCCAGCGAGGTCGCCTGCGCGGTGTGCGGCCACACCCTCGCGCACCCGACCGGCGGCATCGCCGAGCTGGAGGGCGAGGTCGTCGAGGTCGTCGAGGACCGCACCGCCGACGCGCTCGCGTAA
- a CDS encoding HAH_0734 family protein, with protein sequence MKRLIIHGDPGIRKDAVIEVDGEEYTCFSVTRNGDWHGPEEVQLWCTVGDADEREDFARRNFIPMHLDVVDVDAGAVTVVKAKGDLAV encoded by the coding sequence ATGAAGCGACTCATCATCCACGGCGACCCCGGCATCCGCAAGGACGCGGTCATCGAGGTCGACGGTGAGGAGTACACCTGTTTCTCCGTGACGCGCAACGGCGACTGGCACGGTCCCGAGGAGGTCCAGCTGTGGTGTACCGTGGGCGACGCCGACGAGCGCGAGGACTTCGCGCGCCGGAACTTCATCCCGATGCACCTCGACGTCGTGGACGTGGACGCCGGGGCGGTCACCGTCGTGAAGGCGAAGGGCGACCTCGCGGTCTGA
- a CDS encoding proteasome assembly chaperone family protein yields the protein MDEFEVERHADPALDAPVLVEGLPGVGHVGKLAAEHLLEEFESERVATVYSEHFPPQVTVEDGIASLAAAEFHAVDADGTDLLVLTGDHQAGDGPGHYRTASLFLDIAAEFGCERAYALGGVPTGELIEEYAVVGAVNDEALLEPMESVDVEFRDDEPAGGVVGISGLVLGLGERRGLPAGCLMGETSGYLVDPKSARAVLEALGELVGFDVDYASLEERADEMEEVMEKMQEMQAAQAPSEDDLRYIG from the coding sequence ATGGACGAGTTCGAGGTCGAGCGACACGCGGACCCGGCGCTCGACGCGCCGGTGCTGGTGGAGGGACTGCCCGGCGTCGGCCACGTCGGCAAGCTCGCGGCCGAACACCTCCTGGAGGAGTTCGAGAGCGAGCGCGTCGCCACGGTGTACTCCGAACACTTCCCGCCGCAGGTGACCGTCGAGGACGGGATCGCGTCGCTCGCGGCCGCGGAGTTCCACGCCGTGGACGCCGACGGAACGGACCTGCTCGTGCTCACCGGCGACCACCAGGCCGGCGACGGCCCGGGCCACTACCGGACGGCGTCGCTGTTCCTCGACATCGCGGCGGAGTTCGGCTGTGAGCGCGCCTACGCGCTCGGCGGCGTGCCGACGGGCGAACTCATCGAGGAGTACGCCGTCGTCGGCGCGGTGAACGACGAGGCGCTCCTGGAGCCGATGGAGTCGGTCGACGTGGAGTTCCGCGACGACGAGCCGGCCGGCGGCGTCGTCGGCATCTCCGGGCTGGTGCTCGGCCTCGGCGAGCGGCGCGGCCTCCCGGCCGGCTGTCTGATGGGCGAGACCTCCGGCTACCTCGTGGACCCCAAGAGCGCGCGCGCCGTGCTGGAGGCGCTCGGCGAACTGGTCGGCTTCGACGTGGACTACGCCTCGCTGGAGGAGCGCGCCGACGAGATGGAGGAGGTCATGGAGAAGATGCAGGAGATGCAGGCCGCACAGGCGCCCAGCGAGGACGACCTGCGGTACATCGGCTGA
- a CDS encoding SDR family NAD(P)-dependent oxidoreductase: protein MSDTKRAVVVGASSGIGEALARRLAADGYEVGLCARRRDRLVDIGDDLPTKAYVARIDVTDTEDAREGFSELTDAMGSVDLVVVNAGVGYENRELDPEQEHATVATNALGYTTMAVAAMRLFEEQGHGHLVGISSLAAHFPNGATAAYNASKAFVTRYTDGLRYRARGLDADVAVTVIEPGFVDTDLAGGDLWKCSPETAADHIIRAVRKEKRHAYVTRRWRVVAWLFALMPDALARRLFG, encoded by the coding sequence ATGAGCGACACGAAGCGGGCGGTCGTCGTCGGCGCCTCCTCTGGCATCGGCGAGGCGCTGGCGCGGCGGCTCGCGGCCGACGGCTACGAGGTCGGGCTCTGTGCCCGCCGGCGCGACCGGCTCGTGGACATCGGCGACGACCTGCCGACGAAGGCGTACGTCGCCCGCATCGACGTGACCGACACCGAGGACGCGCGCGAGGGCTTCTCCGAACTGACCGACGCCATGGGGAGCGTGGACCTCGTCGTGGTCAACGCCGGCGTCGGCTACGAGAACCGGGAACTGGACCCCGAGCAGGAGCACGCCACCGTGGCGACGAACGCGCTCGGCTACACGACGATGGCCGTCGCCGCGATGCGGCTGTTCGAGGAGCAGGGCCACGGTCACCTCGTCGGTATCTCCTCGCTCGCCGCGCACTTCCCGAACGGCGCGACGGCCGCGTACAACGCCTCGAAAGCGTTCGTCACCCGCTACACCGACGGCCTGCGCTACCGCGCCCGCGGGCTCGACGCCGACGTGGCCGTGACCGTCATCGAACCCGGGTTCGTGGACACCGACCTCGCGGGCGGCGACCTCTGGAAGTGTTCGCCCGAGACGGCCGCGGATCACATCATCCGCGCGGTCCGCAAGGAGAAACGGCACGCGTACGTCACCCGGCGGTGGCGCGTCGTCGCGTGGCTGTTCGCGCTCATGCCCGACGCCCTCGCGCGCCGGCTGTTCGGCTGA
- a CDS encoding LysE family translocator, with product MQTAVSLVAGVAFGLALAAPPGPMNAVIAEESVLRGWAAGARAGLGAALADFVFFVLALLGVVAVVERLTLLRAAMVFVGGLLMLYFAYGAATEARASYTEADAPNEGKGFRKAFVLALTNPYQILFWLTVGVGLLEPGTVDVLAPLSASLADVFVVRTGSPALLVGLFVGIGLWVTGFPAALTAARDRVDALAPAVASLSALVLAGFGAYFLYDALSVFV from the coding sequence ATACAGACGGCCGTGTCCCTCGTCGCCGGCGTCGCGTTCGGGCTGGCGCTCGCCGCGCCGCCCGGGCCGATGAACGCCGTCATCGCCGAGGAGTCCGTCCTCCGGGGCTGGGCGGCCGGCGCGCGGGCGGGGCTGGGCGCGGCGCTCGCCGACTTCGTCTTCTTCGTCCTCGCGCTGCTGGGCGTCGTCGCCGTCGTCGAGCGGCTGACCCTGTTGCGCGCGGCGATGGTGTTCGTCGGCGGCCTGCTGATGCTGTACTTCGCGTACGGCGCGGCGACGGAGGCGCGCGCGAGCTACACCGAGGCGGACGCCCCCAACGAGGGGAAGGGGTTCCGCAAGGCGTTCGTGCTCGCCCTGACGAACCCCTACCAGATACTGTTCTGGCTCACCGTCGGCGTCGGCCTGCTGGAACCGGGCACCGTGGACGTGCTCGCGCCGCTGTCGGCGTCGCTCGCCGACGTGTTCGTCGTTCGAACGGGGTCGCCGGCGCTGCTCGTCGGGCTGTTCGTCGGTATCGGCCTGTGGGTGACCGGCTTCCCGGCGGCGCTGACCGCGGCGCGCGACCGGGTGGACGCGCTCGCTCCCGCCGTCGCCTCGCTGTCGGCGCTGGTGCTGGCCGGGTTCGGGGCGTACTTCCTCTACGACGCCCTCTCCGTGTTCGTCTAG
- a CDS encoding GNAT family N-acetyltransferase has protein sequence MNVREATVEDAETIRAVANASMEASYSLSPETIRGAVEGWYDDDTLAEKLGDPEVLVLVAETDDGVVAFSESAVVDEQGDILWLHVDPMARGGGIGEDFFEATHAALSDRGVESVRGMVLEDNREGNAFYEDLGFYHVGDRHVDIDGTDYIENIYAERAPSELATIAGPDGTPLYVDRDDSDRGSKGPLYVVYSDERREDRYGFSCGNCGALVVSMDSMGRMECEECGNVRKATRWDATYM, from the coding sequence ATGAACGTACGGGAAGCGACGGTCGAGGACGCGGAGACGATCCGGGCGGTGGCGAACGCGTCGATGGAGGCCTCCTACTCGCTCAGCCCGGAGACCATCCGCGGGGCCGTCGAGGGGTGGTACGACGACGACACCCTGGCGGAGAAGCTCGGCGACCCCGAGGTGCTCGTGCTCGTGGCCGAGACGGACGACGGCGTCGTCGCCTTCTCCGAGAGCGCCGTCGTCGACGAGCAGGGCGACATCCTCTGGCTCCACGTCGACCCGATGGCTCGCGGCGGGGGCATCGGCGAGGACTTCTTCGAGGCGACCCACGCGGCGCTCTCCGACCGCGGCGTCGAGTCCGTCCGGGGGATGGTGCTAGAGGACAACCGCGAGGGGAACGCCTTCTACGAGGACCTCGGCTTCTACCACGTCGGCGACCGCCACGTCGATATCGACGGCACCGACTACATCGAGAACATCTACGCCGAGCGCGCCCCCTCGGAACTCGCCACGATAGCGGGACCGGACGGCACCCCGCTGTACGTGGACCGCGACGACTCCGACCGCGGCTCGAAGGGGCCGCTGTACGTCGTTTACAGCGACGAGCGCCGGGAGGACCGCTACGGATTCTCCTGTGGCAACTGCGGCGCGCTCGTCGTCTCGATGGACTCGATGGGCCGCATGGAGTGCGAGGAGTGCGGCAACGTCCGCAAGGCGACGCGGTGGGACGCGACGTACATGTAG
- a CDS encoding NAD(P)/FAD-dependent oxidoreductase, translating into MHAIVAGAGLSGLVAAARLAEAGHEVTVLEANDEVGGRVRSTHEDGFTFDRGYQVLFTGYPAVRRELDLDALDIGEFVPGATLARPNHRSTLADPLRAPSTLVDTVLNPDVKLRDKVNTFRLQRALARRDPESLLDGDGRDIETYLADEGFSRAYVERFVAPFYGGITLDRSLSTAAGVFAYTYKMLSEGKIGLPAGGMGAIPEQLGARAREAGASIELGAEVAAVAPDGDRVTVETAGETIDADAAVVATDPKTAGDLTGVATPTGAKACVTQHLSLPAHRDLRTGRRIVLNSADDRPNTVSPTSEAQPAYAPDDEQLFVANFLGEQDASDEELADEVRDAMASWFPEARFDDLELRHTDRVDFAQFPQPPGFRDDLPAPDAPEGNVVLAGDYTRWCSIQGSMESGKVAADRLD; encoded by the coding sequence ATGCACGCAATCGTCGCCGGGGCCGGCCTCTCGGGGCTGGTCGCCGCCGCCCGCCTCGCCGAGGCCGGCCACGAGGTCACCGTCCTCGAAGCCAACGACGAGGTCGGGGGGCGCGTCCGCTCGACCCACGAGGACGGCTTCACCTTCGACCGCGGGTATCAGGTGCTGTTCACGGGGTATCCCGCGGTCCGGCGGGAACTCGACCTCGACGCGCTCGATATCGGCGAGTTCGTCCCCGGCGCGACGCTCGCGCGCCCGAACCACCGCTCGACGCTCGCGGACCCGCTGCGCGCGCCCTCGACGCTCGTCGACACCGTCCTCAACCCCGACGTGAAGCTCCGCGACAAGGTGAACACGTTCCGACTCCAGCGCGCCCTCGCCCGCCGCGACCCCGAGTCCCTGCTCGACGGCGACGGGCGGGACATCGAGACGTACCTCGCCGACGAGGGGTTCTCGCGGGCGTACGTCGAGCGGTTCGTCGCCCCCTTCTACGGCGGTATCACGCTCGACCGCTCGCTGTCGACCGCGGCCGGCGTGTTCGCGTACACCTACAAGATGCTCTCCGAGGGGAAGATCGGCCTTCCAGCGGGGGGGATGGGCGCGATTCCCGAACAGCTCGGCGCCCGCGCCCGCGAGGCCGGCGCGAGCATCGAACTCGGCGCGGAGGTCGCGGCCGTCGCCCCGGACGGCGACCGCGTGACCGTCGAGACGGCGGGCGAGACCATCGACGCGGACGCGGCCGTCGTCGCCACGGACCCGAAGACGGCCGGCGACCTCACCGGCGTCGCGACCCCGACCGGGGCGAAGGCCTGCGTCACCCAACACCTCTCGCTGCCGGCCCACCGGGACCTCCGCACCGGGCGGCGCATCGTCCTCAACAGCGCCGACGACCGGCCGAACACGGTGTCGCCCACCTCGGAGGCCCAGCCGGCGTACGCGCCCGACGACGAACAGCTGTTCGTGGCGAACTTCCTCGGCGAGCAGGACGCCTCCGACGAAGAGCTGGCCGACGAGGTGCGCGACGCGATGGCGTCGTGGTTCCCCGAGGCGCGGTTCGACGACCTCGAACTGCGCCACACGGACCGGGTCGACTTCGCGCAGTTCCCCCAACCGCCGGGCTTCCGCGACGACCTGCCGGCCCCCGACGCGCCCGAGGGGAACGTCGTCCTCGCGGGCGACTACACCCGGTGGTGTTCGATTCAGGGGTCGATGGAGTCCGGAAAGGTCGCCGCGGACCGCCTCGACTAG
- a CDS encoding metal-dependent transcriptional regulator produces the protein MNTQRQYLKAIYLIQEAEDGPASTGDIADTVGVSPASANEMIGKLQERGLADHEKYKGVSLTDEGIRDAREALETYCIIERFLVEVLEVEEEAFRGEAKQLESVIDGTVADRLDTIIDRSEQCPDCFDAEGDVCSLLASELPASSGAAD, from the coding sequence ATGAACACCCAACGACAGTACCTGAAGGCGATCTACCTGATACAGGAGGCGGAGGACGGGCCGGCGTCGACCGGCGACATCGCCGACACCGTCGGCGTCTCGCCCGCGAGCGCCAACGAGATGATCGGCAAGCTCCAGGAGCGCGGCCTCGCCGACCACGAGAAGTACAAGGGCGTCTCGCTCACCGACGAGGGCATCCGCGACGCCCGCGAGGCGCTGGAGACGTACTGCATCATCGAGCGGTTCCTCGTCGAGGTGCTCGAGGTCGAGGAGGAGGCGTTCCGCGGCGAGGCGAAACAGCTGGAGTCCGTCATCGACGGGACGGTCGCCGACCGCCTCGACACCATCATCGACCGCTCGGAGCAGTGTCCCGACTGCTTCGACGCCGAGGGCGACGTCTGTTCCCTCCTGGCGTCGGAACTCCCGGCGTCGTCGGGCGCGGCGGACTGA
- a CDS encoding threonine synthase, translating to METTAAFVGLTCVDCGETFDAAEAPGRCPDCGGILDPDYDYDALDLTRETFSGDGPGLWRYEQLMPFTREAAVTMDEGSTPLVEAPRLAEELGVGRVLIKDEGRNPTGTFKDRGQALAVTAAVGHDATDVALATAGNAGQAASAYAARAGLDSHVFVPSRASFINKAMINVHGGEMTVVEGRIGDAGAAYEDAFAEHDDWHSVKTFVTPYRHEGKKTMLYEIIEQMDWEVPDHVVYPTGGGVGLVGMHKAATELRDLGLTDDLPAMWAAQSEGCAPVVKAFDEGKEVHEAWEVPDTICGGIEIPDPGASPLILEALRESGGGAVATSDEEILDSAVTVAQHEGVEMGVTCSAAASGAWELSERGDFGEDDTVVLLNTGAGSKDADVIRSHLMSKGI from the coding sequence ATGGAGACGACCGCGGCCTTCGTCGGCCTGACGTGCGTGGACTGCGGGGAGACGTTCGACGCGGCCGAGGCGCCCGGCCGCTGTCCGGACTGCGGCGGCATCCTCGACCCCGACTACGACTACGACGCGCTCGACCTCACCCGGGAGACGTTCTCCGGGGACGGCCCGGGGCTGTGGCGCTACGAGCAGCTGATGCCGTTCACGCGGGAGGCGGCCGTGACGATGGACGAGGGCTCGACGCCGCTGGTCGAGGCCCCGCGTCTCGCCGAGGAACTCGGCGTCGGGCGCGTCCTCATCAAGGACGAGGGACGTAACCCGACGGGGACGTTCAAGGACCGCGGCCAGGCGCTCGCCGTCACGGCCGCGGTCGGGCACGACGCGACGGACGTGGCGCTCGCCACGGCGGGCAACGCCGGGCAGGCCGCCAGCGCATACGCGGCGCGCGCCGGCCTCGACTCGCACGTCTTCGTCCCCTCGCGGGCGTCGTTCATCAACAAGGCGATGATAAACGTCCACGGCGGCGAGATGACCGTCGTGGAGGGGCGCATCGGCGACGCCGGCGCGGCCTACGAGGACGCCTTCGCCGAGCACGACGACTGGCACTCCGTCAAGACGTTCGTCACCCCGTACCGCCACGAGGGGAAGAAGACGATGCTGTACGAGATAATCGAGCAGATGGACTGGGAGGTCCCCGACCACGTCGTCTACCCGACGGGCGGGGGTGTCGGCCTCGTCGGAATGCACAAGGCCGCGACGGAACTGCGCGACCTCGGCCTCACGGACGACCTGCCGGCGATGTGGGCCGCCCAGTCCGAGGGGTGTGCCCCGGTCGTGAAGGCGTTCGACGAGGGGAAGGAGGTCCACGAGGCGTGGGAAGTGCCCGACACCATCTGCGGCGGCATCGAGATACCGGACCCCGGCGCGTCCCCGCTCATCCTCGAGGCCCTGCGCGAGTCCGGCGGCGGCGCGGTGGCGACGAGCGACGAGGAGATACTCGACTCGGCGGTCACCGTCGCCCAGCACGAGGGCGTCGAGATGGGCGTCACCTGTTCGGCCGCGGCCTCGGGCGCGTGGGAACTGTCCGAGCGGGGCGACTTCGGCGAGGACGACACGGTCGTCCTACTCAACACCGGTGCCGGGAGCAAGGACGCCGACGTGATTCGCTCGCACCTGATGAGCAAGGGAATCTGA
- a CDS encoding alanyl-tRNA editing protein, whose product MTDALYLDDSSVRTFDATVTRALDDRVVLDRTHFYPEGGGQPADRGTLAADGEAWTVTDVQKRDTVYHHVSGEPPAEGTVVRGELDGERRDTLTRYHTAQHLLSAVLLDEFDAETTGNQIYTDYARLDAARDRFTGTDLADVEARLNALVEADTPVTWYTMDREVAEAELDPERTRIELLPDSITELRIVEIEGPDGEVFDRTACAGTHVPATGAIGEVTVTGRETAGAGEERVRFRLD is encoded by the coding sequence GTGACCGACGCGCTCTACCTCGACGACTCCTCGGTGCGTACCTTCGACGCGACGGTGACCCGCGCGCTCGACGACCGGGTCGTCCTCGACCGCACGCACTTCTACCCCGAGGGCGGCGGCCAGCCCGCCGACCGGGGAACGCTCGCGGCCGACGGCGAGGCGTGGACCGTGACCGACGTGCAGAAGCGCGACACGGTGTACCACCACGTCTCTGGGGAGCCGCCGGCGGAGGGGACGGTCGTGCGCGGCGAACTCGACGGCGAGCGCCGCGACACGCTGACCCGCTACCACACCGCCCAACACCTGCTGTCGGCGGTGTTGCTCGACGAGTTCGACGCCGAGACGACCGGCAACCAGATATACACGGACTACGCCCGCCTCGACGCCGCCCGCGACCGCTTCACCGGGACCGACCTCGCGGACGTGGAGGCGCGGCTGAACGCGCTGGTCGAGGCCGACACGCCCGTGACGTGGTACACGATGGACCGCGAGGTCGCGGAGGCGGAACTCGACCCCGAACGCACCCGCATCGAACTGCTGCCCGACTCCATCACCGAACTCCGCATCGTCGAGATCGAGGGGCCCGACGGCGAGGTGTTCGACCGGACGGCCTGTGCCGGCACGCACGTCCCCGCGACGGGGGCTATCGGGGAGGTGACCGTCACCGGTCGCGAGACCGCCGGCGCCGGCGAGGAGCGCGTCCGGTTCCGGCTCGACTGA
- a CDS encoding translation initiation factor IF-2 subunit alpha: protein MQYSGWPESGELVVGEVDEIEDFGVFVDMLEYEDKRGLVHVSEVASGWIKNVRDHVNTGQVVVCKVLDVDESSQQIDLSIKDVNDHQRSDKIQEWKNERKADKWMELAFGEDVSDEQYSTVANALVGEFGGLYEGFEQAAIHGPGALDGLDLTDDEVEALVDTARQNVSVPYVQVTGYVDLTSTAADGVEDIRGALEAAGGNGEVPDEIDLEVTYVGAPEYRIRVQAPNYKTAETELEASAARATEAIEAAGGTADFHRERRTDEE from the coding sequence ATGCAATACTCAGGCTGGCCCGAATCCGGGGAGCTCGTCGTCGGCGAGGTCGACGAGATAGAGGACTTCGGGGTCTTCGTGGACATGCTGGAGTACGAGGACAAGCGCGGGCTCGTCCACGTCTCCGAGGTGGCGAGCGGCTGGATCAAGAACGTCCGCGACCACGTCAACACGGGACAGGTCGTCGTCTGCAAGGTGCTCGACGTCGACGAGTCGAGCCAGCAGATCGACCTCTCCATCAAGGACGTCAACGACCACCAGCGCTCCGACAAGATACAGGAGTGGAAGAACGAGCGGAAGGCCGACAAGTGGATGGAACTGGCCTTCGGCGAGGACGTGTCCGACGAGCAGTACTCGACGGTCGCGAACGCGCTCGTCGGGGAGTTCGGCGGCCTCTACGAGGGGTTCGAGCAGGCGGCCATCCACGGCCCCGGGGCGCTCGACGGGCTCGACCTCACCGACGACGAGGTCGAGGCGCTCGTGGACACCGCCCGCCAGAACGTCTCCGTCCCGTACGTCCAGGTCACCGGCTACGTCGACCTGACCTCCACCGCGGCCGACGGCGTCGAGGACATCCGCGGCGCGCTGGAAGCCGCCGGGGGGAACGGCGAGGTGCCCGACGAGATAGACCTCGAGGTCACCTACGTCGGCGCGCCGGAGTACCGCATCCGCGTGCAGGCGCCCAACTACAAGACCGCCGAGACCGAACTGGAGGCCAGCGCGGCCCGCGCGACGGAGGCTATCGAGGCCGCGGGCGGCACGGCCGACTTCCACCGCGAGCGGCGCACCGACGAGGAGTAG
- a CDS encoding J domain-containing protein, translating to MLTEVLGGLPEWLVLGVALGLLASLGAAGVFLVGMRLFPTRARDPAGRFDGDTRRRTEIREYLDGIGEPFAENHPVEDETVAFYLPKRDVAITFDARAFYRIERSGTHAVLVEHEMPGVNLGYRLPFDTPDPRDGDDGRADPTDGIGAGVPGRDPGEAAFATLGLPTGASADEVREAYRAKVKEVHPDHGGDRDEFKRVREAYTAAKQRAEA from the coding sequence GTGCTCACGGAGGTACTGGGCGGGCTCCCGGAGTGGCTCGTGCTCGGGGTCGCGCTGGGGCTGCTCGCCAGCCTCGGCGCCGCGGGCGTGTTCCTCGTCGGGATGCGGCTGTTCCCGACCAGGGCGCGCGACCCCGCCGGGCGGTTCGACGGCGACACCCGCCGCCGCACGGAGATACGCGAGTACCTCGACGGTATCGGCGAGCCGTTCGCCGAGAACCACCCCGTCGAGGACGAGACGGTCGCCTTCTACCTGCCGAAACGCGACGTGGCCATCACCTTCGACGCGCGGGCGTTCTACCGCATCGAGCGGTCGGGCACCCACGCCGTGCTCGTCGAACACGAGATGCCGGGCGTCAACCTCGGCTACCGGCTCCCGTTCGACACGCCGGACCCCCGCGACGGCGACGACGGCCGCGCGGACCCCACGGACGGTATCGGCGCGGGCGTCCCCGGGCGCGACCCCGGCGAGGCCGCCTTCGCGACGCTCGGGCTCCCGACCGGCGCGAGCGCCGACGAGGTGCGCGAGGCGTACCGCGCGAAGGTGAAGGAGGTCCACCCCGACCACGGCGGCGACCGCGACGAGTTCAAGCGCGTCCGCGAGGCGTACACCGCCGCGAAACAGCGCGCCGAGGCATGA
- a CDS encoding 50S ribosomal protein L44e, which produces MQMPRRFNTYCPHCNTHHEHEVEKVRRGRTSGMTLEQRKTRRGRSVIGNAGRYSKVPGGDKPTKKTNLKYRCADCGKAHLRPGWRAGRLEFQE; this is translated from the coding sequence ATGCAGATGCCACGCCGGTTCAACACGTACTGCCCGCACTGCAACACCCACCACGAGCACGAGGTGGAGAAGGTCCGACGCGGTCGCACGTCAGGGATGACGCTCGAACAGCGCAAGACGCGCCGCGGCCGCTCGGTCATCGGCAACGCGGGGCGCTACTCGAAGGTGCCCGGCGGCGACAAGCCGACCAAGAAGACGAACCTCAAGTACCGCTGTGCCGACTGCGGCAAGGCCCACCTCCGCCCCGGATGGCGCGCCGGCCGACTGGAGTTCCAGGAATAA
- a CDS encoding metallophosphoesterase — MRVEYRDRAAFLPDHDTLVVADVHLGRDETSAVELRLGEHEDITGRVAALCDRFAPEAVVVAGDLLHSFSTLPRGVMESLSALETTARDAGARAVVVRGNHDTMLDEVWDGPTATEYRVGDWVVCHGHEPPETEAAGYLVGHDHPAIEIEGQRRPCYLRGDGVYRDADLLMLPAFTPLAPGVVVNRMRARDFQSPLVTDADALRPVVRDADGDETLTFPPLGKLRRLL, encoded by the coding sequence GTGCGCGTCGAGTACCGCGACCGTGCCGCCTTCCTCCCGGACCACGACACCCTCGTGGTCGCCGACGTGCATCTCGGGCGCGACGAGACCTCCGCCGTGGAGCTCCGTCTCGGGGAACACGAGGACATCACCGGGCGGGTCGCGGCGCTGTGCGACCGCTTCGCCCCCGAGGCGGTCGTCGTCGCCGGCGACCTGCTCCACTCCTTCTCGACGCTCCCGCGGGGGGTCATGGAGTCGCTCTCGGCGCTGGAAACGACGGCCCGCGACGCCGGCGCGCGCGCGGTCGTCGTCCGCGGTAACCACGACACGATGCTCGACGAGGTGTGGGACGGGCCGACCGCGACGGAGTATCGCGTCGGCGACTGGGTCGTCTGTCACGGACACGAGCCGCCGGAGACCGAGGCGGCGGGCTACCTCGTCGGCCACGACCACCCCGCGATAGAGATAGAGGGGCAGCGCCGGCCCTGCTACCTCCGCGGCGACGGCGTCTATCGGGACGCGGACCTGCTGATGCTGCCGGCGTTCACGCCGCTCGCGCCGGGCGTCGTCGTCAACCGGATGCGCGCCCGCGACTTCCAGTCGCCGCTCGTGACGGACGCGGACGCGCTCCGACCCGTCGTGCGCGACGCCGACGGCGACGAGACGCTGACGTTCCCGCCGCTCGGGAAGCTCCGGCGCCTGCTCTAG
- a CDS encoding RNA-protein complex protein Nop10 — MKSDIRVCSAWRTEHDRPVYTLAGVCPDCGADAENSAPAPYNPEDRYGEYRRRAKRRARE; from the coding sequence ATGAAGTCGGACATCCGCGTCTGTAGCGCGTGGCGGACGGAACACGACCGCCCAGTCTACACGCTCGCCGGGGTCTGCCCGGACTGCGGCGCGGATGCCGAGAACAGCGCGCCGGCCCCGTACAACCCCGAGGACCGCTACGGGGAGTACCGCCGGCGCGCGAAGCGACGGGCCCGCGAGTAA